A genome region from Thalassotalea euphylliae includes the following:
- the hslO gene encoding Hsp33 family molecular chaperone HslO, which produces MPNQDVLNRYLFDDKHARGELVQIHQAYQDILANHQYPDGVKTLLGELLAATCLLTATLKFEGEIAVQLQGSSDAPINYMAINGNDQQEMRGVAKLQAETNATSLQELIGKGIMVITIRPNKGEPYQGVVPLEQPTLAECLAHYFETSDQIPTTVWLFTDLAAKKAAGSLVQLLPDSEDKVKQHEDYEHLCHLTSTIKAEEIFNLPAEELLHRLYHEEQVRIFEPQQVTYRCSCSEEKCLNAITQLGTSEIKSIIAEQGSVSMTCDYCLTTYAFDEQQLSPYISEVKH; this is translated from the coding sequence ATGCCCAATCAAGATGTGTTAAATCGCTATTTATTTGACGATAAGCATGCGCGCGGTGAATTAGTGCAAATTCACCAAGCTTACCAAGACATTCTTGCCAATCACCAATACCCTGATGGGGTAAAAACACTACTGGGTGAATTGTTAGCGGCAACATGTCTGTTAACCGCCACCTTAAAGTTTGAAGGTGAAATTGCTGTGCAGTTACAAGGCAGCAGCGATGCACCAATCAACTATATGGCAATCAATGGTAACGACCAGCAAGAAATGCGCGGCGTTGCCAAACTGCAAGCTGAAACTAATGCGACTTCGTTACAAGAGCTCATTGGCAAAGGCATTATGGTGATCACTATTCGCCCAAATAAAGGCGAACCTTACCAAGGTGTCGTGCCACTAGAGCAACCAACGCTCGCGGAATGTTTAGCTCACTATTTTGAAACTTCGGATCAAATTCCAACCACAGTATGGTTATTTACTGACTTAGCTGCGAAAAAAGCGGCTGGCAGCCTAGTGCAATTGCTGCCAGACAGCGAAGATAAAGTTAAGCAGCACGAAGATTACGAACACCTTTGTCATTTAACCAGCACGATTAAAGCAGAGGAAATCTTTAATTTACCAGCAGAAGAATTACTGCACCGTCTATACCATGAAGAGCAAGTGCGTATTTTCGAACCACAGCAAGTAACTTACCGCTGCTCATGCTCAGAAGAGAAGTGTTTAAACGCTATTACTCAACTAGGCACGAGCGAAATTAAAAGCATTATCGCAGAACAAGGTAGTGTTAGCATGACTTGTGATTATTGTTTGACCACTTATGCCTTTGATGAGCAGCAACTTTCACCTTACATAAGTGAAGTAAAACACTAG
- a CDS encoding RNA-binding S4 domain-containing protein, with product MAAKQQTSSQSGATRLDKWLWAARFYKTRAIAKQMIDGGKVFYNGQRTKSGKAVAIGDRVKVRQGFDEKEVIIVELADKRRDATFAQTLYQETDASIETRERNTLARKQGAYFSPATETKPDKKQRRQIRQFKERI from the coding sequence ATGGCCGCTAAACAGCAAACTTCATCGCAATCTGGTGCAACGCGATTAGACAAATGGTTGTGGGCTGCACGCTTTTATAAAACCCGTGCTATCGCTAAACAAATGATCGACGGTGGTAAAGTGTTTTACAACGGCCAGCGTACCAAGTCAGGTAAAGCGGTAGCCATTGGCGATCGCGTTAAAGTTCGCCAAGGGTTCGATGAAAAAGAAGTCATTATTGTTGAGCTCGCAGATAAGCGCCGCGATGCAACTTTTGCACAAACGCTATATCAAGAAACGGATGCGAGTATCGAAACTCGTGAGCGCAACACCCTTGCAAGAAAGCAAGGTGCTTACTTTAGCCCTGCAACAGAGACAAAGCCGGATAAGAAACAACGCCGACAAATCCGTCAATTCAAAGAAAGGATATAA
- the gspC gene encoding type II secretion system protein GspC, with protein MQLPDNLASFSEYFNKLPQVQIAKAISLIILLYIAYLLAQITWQLVPIEQTPTISIQDSPSSQSSSSPSRFNVERFISLNIFGQYNTEQVVEALPEVQDAPETKLNLTLSGVVAASDPKKAAAIIEHNGKQQTYGVGDKIINTRAQLHQVYADRVILKQSGRVETLMLDGFDYNKQPKPSVIKASSNRDKNRASSTKSRPNRSTVKRGQAVDQRNNAELSKAMKALKTDIASNPGKLSDYLKISPKRAQGKIQGYRLMPGKDPAFFRASGLKSGDVAVQMNGLDLSIPSESAQALKLLRETSDLALLVDRNGELTEILFSIAP; from the coding sequence ATGCAGTTGCCTGACAACTTGGCGTCATTTAGCGAGTATTTCAATAAACTACCGCAAGTGCAGATCGCAAAAGCGATAAGCCTCATTATTCTTCTTTATATCGCTTATTTGCTGGCGCAAATTACGTGGCAACTTGTGCCTATTGAGCAAACACCGACAATATCTATTCAAGACTCACCGTCTTCCCAAAGCTCGTCTTCACCGTCTCGATTTAATGTTGAACGCTTTATCTCTCTTAACATTTTTGGCCAATACAACACTGAACAAGTCGTTGAAGCACTGCCAGAAGTGCAGGATGCACCTGAAACTAAATTGAACTTAACGCTATCTGGGGTGGTCGCAGCTAGTGACCCTAAAAAAGCAGCAGCCATTATTGAGCATAATGGCAAGCAGCAAACTTATGGTGTTGGCGATAAGATAATCAATACACGTGCACAGCTTCATCAAGTGTACGCCGATCGAGTGATATTAAAGCAATCTGGTCGTGTCGAAACCTTGATGTTAGACGGTTTTGACTATAACAAGCAGCCAAAACCAAGTGTCATCAAAGCTTCATCTAATCGTGATAAAAACCGCGCGTCATCAACTAAAAGTCGCCCTAATCGAAGTACAGTCAAGCGCGGGCAAGCGGTAGATCAGCGTAATAATGCTGAGCTGAGCAAAGCGATGAAAGCATTAAAAACGGATATTGCGTCAAATCCAGGAAAGTTGAGTGATTATTTGAAAATATCACCCAAGCGCGCGCAAGGAAAAATACAAGGGTATCGCTTGATGCCTGGTAAAGATCCCGCATTTTTTAGGGCGTCTGGATTGAAATCTGGCGATGTCGCCGTGCAAATGAATGGCTTGGATTTATCGATTCCAAGTGAGTCAGCACAAGCATTAAAGTTATTACGAGAAACCAGTGATCTGGCATTATTAGTTGATCGCAACGGGGAGTTAACAGAAATACTGTTTAGCATTGCACCATGA
- the gspD gene encoding type II secretion system secretin GspD, whose product MALALSQAPMSSTAFAAQFSPNFKDTNIDEFVNIVGRNLQKTMIVDPNVRGKINVRSYDLLTEEQYYQFFLNVLEVYGFSAVKMDNNIIKVIRNKDAKTSAIPVVGGAGEFVGDEMVTRIVEVKNVTVRELVPLLRQLSDQAGGGNVTNYDPANVIMITGSAAVVNRLVKIIERVDRAGDQDVQIIKLKYASAGEMVRIIEAMNKPKAGAKAGTPTFLIPKIVADDRTNSVIVSGESQARERIAKLVSRLDSELETSGNTRVYYLKYAKAEELVDVLEGVSKSIEAEENSAKSTKSRSQKRNVSIDAHEDTNTLVITAQPDMLRSLEAVIRQLDVRRAQVLVEAIIVEVFESDGVNLGVQWYHENAGFTQFTNGPVPISAAGAAAINARGEDGTTVTTIDGNGNPVTTTNPDTDGDYTLLAQLLGSVNGMMFGVVDDNWGAIVQAVSADTNSNILATPSITTLDNEEAFFIVGQEVPIITGSTTGNNNSNPFQTVERQEVGIKLKVTPQVNEGSGVQLTIEQEVSSVSGATGVDISINKREIKTTIMADNGDTVILGGLIDEDVQESEQKVPLLGDIPVLGHLFKSTSNTVRKRNLMVFLRPTIIRDGTLMNEVTKAKYNYIRADEIRKQEEGLSLMDGSKLPILPEWNDQLSLPPSYEEYMKQREQDKNESENGSDGGVN is encoded by the coding sequence ATGGCATTGGCGCTTAGCCAAGCGCCGATGAGCAGTACCGCTTTTGCTGCGCAGTTTTCACCGAATTTTAAAGATACCAATATTGATGAGTTCGTTAATATTGTCGGCCGCAATCTGCAAAAAACCATGATTGTTGACCCAAATGTGCGCGGTAAAATTAATGTACGAAGCTACGATTTATTAACCGAAGAGCAGTATTACCAATTCTTCCTCAATGTATTAGAAGTGTATGGTTTCTCTGCGGTTAAAATGGATAACAACATTATTAAAGTTATCCGTAATAAAGATGCGAAAACTTCAGCAATTCCTGTCGTTGGCGGCGCTGGTGAATTTGTCGGTGACGAAATGGTTACCCGCATTGTTGAAGTTAAAAACGTCACGGTACGTGAGCTTGTACCATTGCTTCGTCAACTCTCAGACCAAGCTGGTGGCGGTAATGTGACCAACTATGACCCTGCCAACGTGATAATGATCACCGGCTCTGCTGCGGTTGTGAATCGTTTAGTGAAAATTATTGAACGTGTTGATCGCGCAGGCGACCAAGACGTACAAATTATTAAACTTAAATATGCATCTGCGGGTGAAATGGTTCGTATCATCGAAGCGATGAATAAACCTAAAGCCGGTGCTAAAGCAGGTACGCCAACCTTCCTTATTCCTAAAATTGTCGCTGACGATCGCACTAACAGTGTGATTGTCAGTGGCGAATCACAAGCGCGTGAGCGCATTGCAAAATTGGTTTCACGCTTAGACAGTGAATTAGAAACCAGTGGTAATACCCGTGTTTACTACCTGAAGTATGCCAAAGCAGAAGAGTTAGTTGATGTGCTTGAAGGGGTTAGTAAGTCAATTGAAGCGGAAGAAAATAGCGCGAAAAGCACTAAATCGCGTAGCCAAAAACGCAATGTCAGCATCGACGCTCATGAAGATACTAACACCTTAGTGATCACCGCACAGCCAGATATGTTGCGTTCACTTGAAGCAGTCATTCGCCAACTCGATGTGCGCAGAGCGCAAGTGTTGGTTGAAGCGATTATCGTGGAAGTGTTTGAAAGCGATGGCGTGAACTTAGGCGTGCAGTGGTATCACGAAAATGCCGGCTTTACTCAGTTTACCAATGGCCCTGTGCCAATTAGCGCCGCTGGCGCTGCGGCAATTAATGCCCGTGGTGAAGATGGTACAACTGTGACCACCATTGATGGCAACGGCAACCCAGTGACCACGACTAACCCTGATACCGATGGCGATTACACCTTACTCGCGCAACTATTGGGCTCAGTTAACGGTATGATGTTTGGTGTAGTTGATGATAATTGGGGCGCCATTGTACAAGCGGTCAGCGCTGATACGAACTCCAATATTTTGGCAACACCAAGTATTACCACACTAGATAATGAAGAAGCCTTTTTCATAGTTGGTCAGGAAGTGCCGATTATTACTGGCTCGACAACTGGTAATAACAACTCAAACCCATTCCAAACGGTTGAGCGCCAAGAAGTTGGGATTAAGCTAAAAGTTACGCCGCAGGTCAATGAAGGCTCTGGTGTGCAATTAACAATTGAGCAAGAAGTCTCATCTGTTAGTGGTGCAACCGGCGTTGATATTTCGATAAACAAGCGCGAAATTAAAACCACGATCATGGCAGATAATGGCGATACCGTGATTTTAGGTGGCTTGATTGACGAAGATGTGCAAGAAAGCGAACAAAAAGTACCGCTGCTTGGCGATATTCCAGTGCTAGGCCACTTGTTTAAATCAACCAGTAATACGGTTCGCAAGCGCAACTTGATGGTATTTTTACGCCCAACCATTATTCGCGATGGTACCTTGATGAATGAAGTGACCAAAGCGAAGTATAACTACATTCGCGCCGACGAAATTCGTAAGCAAGAAGAAGGCTTGAGCTTGATGGACGGCAGTAAGCTGCCTATTTTGCCTGAGTGGAATGATCAATTATCACTGCCGCCAAGCTACGAAGAATATATGAAGCAGCGTGAGCAGGACAAAAACGAGTCTGAAAATGGCTCTGACGGTGGTGTTAACTAG
- the gspE gene encoding type II secretion system ATPase GspE, translated as MSEETALAVSTKQLPFGFAKRHHALLVSAEQGYQLYCIATTEPEVLMEVRRFLAEPYEVIVQSPEDFEQLLTEAYQRDSSEAKQMMEDIGNEVDLYSLADEMTETEDLLENEDDAPIIKLINAMLSEAIKENASDIHIETFEQVLQIRFRIDGVLREVLKPNRKLASLLVSRIKVMAKLDIAEKRIPQDGRISLRIAGRAVDVRVSTMPTGHGERVVLRLLDKNAARLDLQDLGMTDLNRQRFAELIDKPHGIILVTGPTGSGKSTTLYAGLSQIDNHQRNVLTVEDPIEYAIEGIGQTQVNTKVDMTFARGLRAILRQDPDVVMVGEIRDLETAQIGVQASLTGHLVLSTLHTNTAAGAITRMEDMGVEPFLLSSSLLGVLAQRLVRTLCPHCKEAHLADDEECNLLGISDKQTKIYRAVGCGECNFKGYKGRTGIHELLFVDDKVRELIHNGQGEQVIEKYIRQSTPSIRRDGFDKVLAGITTLEEVLRVTRED; from the coding sequence ATGAGTGAAGAGACTGCACTTGCTGTGAGCACTAAGCAATTGCCGTTTGGTTTTGCCAAGCGCCATCACGCTTTGTTGGTGAGTGCTGAGCAAGGTTACCAACTGTACTGCATTGCCACCACTGAGCCTGAAGTGTTAATGGAAGTGCGCCGCTTTTTAGCTGAGCCCTACGAGGTGATTGTTCAGTCCCCAGAAGACTTTGAGCAGCTGTTAACCGAGGCGTATCAGCGCGATTCGTCTGAAGCGAAACAGATGATGGAAGATATTGGCAACGAAGTCGATTTATACTCGCTTGCCGATGAAATGACCGAAACTGAAGACCTGCTCGAAAACGAAGACGACGCGCCGATTATCAAACTGATCAACGCCATGCTGAGCGAAGCGATCAAAGAAAACGCGTCTGATATTCACATTGAAACCTTTGAGCAAGTACTGCAAATTCGCTTTCGTATCGACGGCGTATTGCGTGAAGTACTAAAACCAAACCGCAAATTGGCTTCGCTGTTAGTGTCGCGTATCAAAGTCATGGCGAAACTCGATATTGCTGAGAAGCGCATTCCGCAAGATGGTCGTATTTCCTTGCGAATTGCTGGCCGTGCTGTTGATGTGCGTGTCTCGACTATGCCAACGGGTCATGGCGAGCGCGTTGTGCTGCGTTTATTAGACAAAAATGCTGCCCGCCTTGACCTACAAGACTTGGGCATGACAGATCTAAACCGCCAGCGTTTTGCCGAGTTAATTGATAAGCCACACGGCATTATTTTGGTGACTGGCCCAACAGGCTCAGGTAAATCAACCACCTTATACGCTGGCCTTAGCCAAATTGATAATCATCAACGAAACGTATTAACGGTTGAAGATCCGATTGAGTATGCCATTGAAGGTATTGGTCAAACCCAAGTGAACACTAAGGTTGATATGACCTTTGCCCGTGGTTTACGCGCAATTCTTCGTCAAGACCCTGATGTGGTGATGGTTGGTGAAATTCGTGATTTAGAAACCGCACAAATTGGTGTGCAAGCCAGTTTAACGGGCCACTTAGTGCTATCAACACTGCACACAAATACCGCTGCAGGTGCTATTACTCGTATGGAAGATATGGGGGTTGAGCCTTTCTTATTATCTTCAAGTTTACTTGGGGTGTTAGCACAACGATTGGTACGAACGCTTTGCCCGCATTGTAAAGAAGCTCATTTGGCAGATGATGAAGAATGCAATTTATTGGGTATCAGCGACAAACAAACCAAAATTTATCGCGCTGTAGGTTGTGGTGAGTGTAATTTTAAAGGTTACAAAGGCCGTACTGGCATTCATGAATTGTTGTTTGTTGATGACAAAGTACGTGAACTTATTCACAACGGTCAAGGTGAGCAGGTGATTGAAAAATACATTCGCCAAAGCACACCGAGTATTCGCCGCGACGGCTTCGACAAGGTGTTAGCGGGCATTACCACGTTAGAAGAAGTGCTGCGCGTGACGCGTGAAGATTAA
- the gspF gene encoding type II secretion system inner membrane protein GspF, giving the protein MAAFDYLAVNAKGKNVKGVIEGDTPRHARSLLREQGLMPIEINASLGKKSDRSEGKTSRRDKVSAADLALLTRQLATLVESGLPLEESLMAVAEQSEKNRQKSMIMAVRTKVTEGYSLAESMAEFPQVFSHLYRAMVAAGEKSGHLDNVLNRLADYTEQRQQLRSQMTQALVYPVIMTFVAIAVVAVLLTVVVPKIVGQFERMGQGLPGTTQFLISASDFLSNYGLAILLMFSLVMLGFSQLLKKPKFRFGFHQRLIALPMIGKVSRGLNTARFARTLSILTASAVPLLESMRIAGEVLDNLYIKQKIKESADMVREGTSLRVSLEQTKLFPPMMLHMIASGEKSGELEQMLGRAADNQDREFEALMNISIKAFEPALMVTMAGVVLFIVMAILQPILQLNTLVGN; this is encoded by the coding sequence ATGGCCGCATTCGATTATTTAGCCGTAAATGCTAAAGGGAAAAACGTTAAAGGCGTGATTGAGGGCGATACTCCGCGTCATGCCCGCAGTTTGTTGCGCGAACAAGGCTTAATGCCAATCGAGATTAATGCCAGTCTTGGTAAAAAATCAGACCGCAGTGAAGGTAAAACAAGCCGCAGAGACAAAGTTTCTGCTGCCGATTTAGCCTTATTGACTCGCCAGCTAGCAACCCTCGTCGAATCTGGCTTACCGCTAGAAGAATCGCTAATGGCGGTTGCTGAACAGAGTGAGAAAAACCGCCAAAAAAGTATGATCATGGCGGTGCGCACTAAGGTAACCGAAGGTTATAGCCTAGCTGAGAGCATGGCAGAGTTTCCGCAAGTATTCTCGCACCTTTATCGCGCTATGGTCGCAGCGGGTGAAAAATCAGGTCATTTAGACAATGTGCTAAACCGCCTTGCCGATTACACCGAGCAGCGCCAGCAATTGCGCTCGCAAATGACTCAAGCCTTGGTTTATCCGGTGATTATGACCTTTGTTGCCATTGCCGTAGTCGCGGTATTGTTAACAGTGGTGGTGCCCAAAATCGTCGGGCAGTTCGAACGCATGGGGCAGGGCTTACCTGGCACTACACAGTTTTTGATCAGCGCTAGTGATTTTCTGAGTAACTATGGTTTAGCCATATTACTGATGTTCTCGTTGGTGATGCTAGGGTTTAGTCAATTGTTGAAAAAGCCGAAATTTCGCTTTGGTTTTCATCAGCGATTAATTGCCCTACCAATGATCGGAAAAGTATCTCGCGGCCTTAATACTGCGCGTTTTGCAAGAACGCTAAGCATTTTAACTGCCAGCGCGGTACCGCTACTGGAAAGTATGCGAATTGCCGGCGAAGTGCTAGACAATCTGTATATTAAACAAAAAATCAAAGAGTCAGCTGACATGGTGCGTGAAGGTACCAGTTTGCGAGTTTCGCTTGAGCAAACGAAACTTTTTCCGCCAATGATGCTTCATATGATAGCCAGTGGTGAAAAAAGTGGTGAGCTAGAGCAAATGCTTGGCCGCGCCGCTGACAACCAAGACAGAGAATTTGAAGCCTTGATGAATATTTCTATCAAGGCGTTTGAGCCTGCGCTAATGGTCACCATGGCAGGCGTTGTACTCTTTATTGTAATGGCGATATTACAGCCGATATTACAGCTAAATACGTTAGTAGGAAATTAG
- the gspG gene encoding type II secretion system major pseudopilin GspG, which produces MHSAKQSQIRATKTSKQAGFTILEVMVVIVIIGLIATMVVPNIIGSQDRANVQKAVADITSLETNLKMYKMDNYNYPTTEQGLEALVTQTDVEPLPRRFPEEGYITRLPSDPWGNEYQLLNPGENGKIDIFSMGPDGEAGTDDDIGNWNLTDFQ; this is translated from the coding sequence ATGCATTCAGCAAAACAATCACAAATTCGTGCCACAAAAACAAGCAAACAAGCGGGTTTTACTATTCTAGAAGTCATGGTGGTTATCGTTATTATCGGCCTTATAGCCACTATGGTTGTACCGAATATTATTGGTAGCCAAGATCGCGCTAACGTGCAAAAAGCGGTTGCCGACATTACATCGCTAGAAACTAATTTGAAAATGTACAAAATGGATAACTACAACTATCCAACAACTGAACAAGGCCTAGAAGCCTTAGTTACCCAAACAGACGTTGAGCCGTTACCACGCCGTTTCCCAGAAGAAGGTTACATCACGCGTCTACCAAGTGATCCTTGGGGTAACGAGTACCAGCTATTGAACCCAGGTGAAAACGGTAAAATTGATATTTTCTCAATGGGACCTGACGGTGAAGCAGGTACAGATGACGATATTGGTAACTGGAACTTAACGGACTTTCAATAA
- the gspH gene encoding type II secretion system minor pseudopilin GspH: protein MFNRNPSSRSTGFTLIEMMMVIVVVGILASAIQFTFRGNQSDKQLAKESQRFAGMFELASEYGMLNNIELGLYIEEQSYQFLAFDGKQWVELSDTETLVPVELPENMGLSLTLDELPVEPSLLTELQLVLAEQDDFKEDEDLPPQPQVLMLSGGDITPFSVSFYFLDEFADSDIEYKVTGLYHTPLTIEGPINGQDR, encoded by the coding sequence ATGTTTAATCGTAATCCTTCATCACGCTCAACTGGCTTTACGCTAATTGAAATGATGATGGTGATTGTCGTGGTGGGTATTCTTGCCTCAGCAATTCAATTCACTTTCCGTGGTAATCAAAGCGATAAACAGCTAGCAAAAGAAAGCCAGCGCTTTGCTGGTATGTTCGAATTAGCCAGCGAATATGGCATGCTCAACAATATTGAGCTTGGCCTGTATATTGAAGAACAAAGCTACCAGTTTTTAGCGTTTGACGGTAAGCAATGGGTTGAGCTGAGCGATACGGAAACCCTAGTACCTGTAGAATTACCTGAAAACATGGGGCTGTCACTCACGCTTGATGAACTGCCAGTTGAACCTTCATTGTTAACCGAGTTGCAGTTAGTGTTAGCGGAGCAAGATGACTTTAAAGAAGATGAAGACCTGCCACCACAGCCGCAAGTGCTGATGTTATCTGGTGGCGATATCACGCCATTTAGTGTGTCGTTTTATTTCCTTGATGAATTTGCCGACTCTGACATCGAGTACAAGGTGACAGGGCTATATCATACGCCGCTGACCATTGAAGGCCCAATCAACGGGCAGGACAGGTAA
- the gspI gene encoding type II secretion system minor pseudopilin GspI — MLARRFDKSEFSQKRPTSKRGFTLIEVMLAMAVFAIAGVALLGAAQSNFDNLSRLEQKTVANWVAANQLTAASLDTQTWPPRNNRKGQVEMAGATWYWQQKVVRTQDANLRQVTIEVRQQASDEQPLSELTTFLARTAK; from the coding sequence ATGCTAGCTAGACGTTTCGATAAATCAGAGTTTTCCCAAAAACGACCAACAAGCAAGCGTGGATTTACCCTGATTGAAGTGATGCTTGCCATGGCGGTTTTTGCTATTGCCGGTGTTGCGCTTTTAGGCGCAGCACAAAGTAACTTTGATAACTTATCTCGGCTTGAGCAGAAAACGGTGGCCAATTGGGTGGCTGCTAATCAATTGACCGCAGCTAGTTTAGATACGCAAACTTGGCCGCCGCGCAACAATCGCAAAGGGCAAGTGGAAATGGCTGGAGCCACTTGGTATTGGCAGCAGAAAGTTGTTCGTACTCAAGATGCCAACTTGCGCCAAGTGACCATTGAAGTGCGCCAGCAAGCCAGCGATGAACAGCCACTTTCTGAGCTAACCACCTTTTTGGCAAGGACGGCCAAATAA
- the gspJ gene encoding type II secretion system minor pseudopilin GspJ, which produces MKSRSVQLSTQLNRRNKAYQAQGFTLIEVLIAMAIFAMVSLASFTIFDTVFRSDEQSRIKNERINELNRAFIVIERDMLQLTRRTMRINGEAPSSRFIHLDDQGFFSETNALAFIRSGWANPNLLLPRSDLQSVAYQLSDNTLNRLHFTFVDPVVGKEPKVRPLITQVDDVKFEFYQAGKWQKEINGDSLPQAMALIIQTQDLGEIRRQFLIAGDEAQNGAGEAGGGDANG; this is translated from the coding sequence ATGAAATCGCGTTCAGTGCAGTTATCAACTCAATTGAATAGGCGCAACAAGGCTTACCAAGCGCAAGGTTTTACGCTCATTGAAGTGCTCATTGCCATGGCAATTTTTGCGATGGTGAGTCTCGCCAGTTTTACCATATTTGATACTGTATTTCGCAGCGACGAACAGTCACGCATTAAGAATGAGCGTATTAATGAACTTAACCGTGCGTTTATTGTGATTGAACGCGACATGCTGCAACTGACTCGCCGCACTATGCGCATCAATGGTGAAGCACCCAGTAGCCGTTTTATTCATTTAGACGATCAAGGCTTTTTCTCTGAAACCAATGCCTTAGCTTTTATTCGCTCTGGTTGGGCAAACCCTAATTTATTGTTACCCCGCAGTGATTTGCAGTCGGTGGCCTATCAACTTAGTGATAACACGCTTAACCGATTGCACTTTACCTTTGTTGATCCTGTAGTTGGCAAGGAACCGAAAGTCAGGCCACTGATCACGCAAGTTGATGATGTTAAATTCGAGTTTTACCAAGCGGGAAAATGGCAAAAAGAAATTAACGGCGACAGTCTTCCGCAAGCCATGGCTCTTATTATTCAAACACAAGACTTAGGTGAAATTCGCCGTCAGTTTCTTATTGCCGGTGATGAAGCACAAAATGGTGCAGGTGAAGCAGGGGGAGGGGATGCCAATGGCTAA
- the gspK gene encoding type II secretion system minor pseudopilin GspK, with protein sequence MANSSLLKRPPSKTPLVNARGVALITVLLVVALAAILATEMSARLQVQLQRSANIQFNQQAYWYAMSAEALAQRVLQLDNEQDEDVTHLSQQWARGENTYPVDNGQITGAIYDLHACLNLNALRSEGTDNAGDGENKSPQRQTLERLLVKLNIEGVGDFEAEYMADALTDWLDEDDRLVSSGGAEDNDYAGREYPYFAANHYLASVSELRVIEHFTPAIIAAISPYVCVLPQNESHKININTLTDEQAILLSAMLDISQDEANNIIRARDEKGFDELAEFYNLPEVTQLNISEPLKQQFVVDSEYFTLKASAEFNSSYFNLTSILQVIDNEKVNVVSRTIGRF encoded by the coding sequence ATGGCTAACAGCTCCTTACTTAAACGTCCACCTAGCAAAACTCCCCTAGTTAATGCCCGCGGTGTTGCTTTGATCACTGTGTTGTTGGTTGTTGCACTCGCCGCTATCTTGGCAACGGAAATGAGTGCCCGCCTGCAAGTGCAGTTGCAGCGTAGTGCCAATATTCAATTTAATCAGCAGGCTTACTGGTATGCGATGAGTGCCGAAGCATTGGCGCAAAGGGTGCTACAACTTGATAACGAGCAGGATGAAGACGTCACCCATTTAAGTCAGCAATGGGCGCGTGGCGAAAACACTTATCCTGTTGATAACGGTCAAATAACCGGTGCAATTTATGACTTACACGCATGCTTGAATTTGAACGCGCTGCGCAGTGAAGGCACTGACAATGCTGGCGACGGCGAAAATAAATCACCTCAGAGACAAACCCTAGAACGCTTATTAGTTAAATTAAATATTGAAGGGGTTGGTGATTTTGAAGCGGAATACATGGCAGATGCCTTAACCGATTGGCTCGATGAAGATGACCGCCTGGTGAGCAGTGGTGGTGCTGAAGATAATGATTATGCTGGACGCGAATATCCATATTTTGCCGCTAACCATTACCTTGCCAGTGTCAGTGAATTACGCGTAATCGAGCACTTTACGCCAGCGATTATCGCGGCAATTTCGCCTTATGTTTGTGTGTTACCGCAAAATGAAAGCCATAAAATTAATATCAATACCTTAACTGATGAACAGGCAATTTTGTTGTCTGCAATGCTCGATATCAGCCAAGACGAAGCAAACAATATTATTCGAGCCCGTGATGAAAAAGGTTTTGACGAATTAGCCGAATTTTACAACTTACCAGAAGTAACCCAGCTCAATATCAGCGAGCCACTAAAACAACAGTTTGTTGTTGATAGTGAATACTTTACACTAAAGGCCAGTGCTGAATTCAATAGCAGTTATTTTAACTTAACTTCAATCTTGCAAGTGATTGACAACGAAAAGGTAAACGTTGTGAGTCGCACCATAGGACGTTTTTAA